TCGCGGGCACGATGTGCTTTTCGGCGGGAAATCTGCTGTCAAGCCGCATGCAGTCGATGGGTCTGCATCCCATCGTCACCAATAGCTGGGCGATGTTGATCGGCGCGAGCGTGCTGACACTCGGCAGCCTGGCCGCGGGCCTGCCGTTCGCGCTCGACACGGACGCGCGCTATCTGGGCGCGCTCGTCTACCTTGCCGTGCCCGGCTCGGTGATCGGCTTTACCGCGTATCTGATGCTGGTGGGACGCATCGGGCCCGAGCGTGCCGCGTATTGCACGGTGCTGTTTCCTTTCGTCGCGCTGGCTGTATCGACGGTGTTCGAAGGCTACCGATGGTCGGCGCTTGCCGTCTTCGGCCTCGTGCTGGTGGTAGCGGGCAACCTCGTCGCGTTCGGCGTAACGAAGCGGTTCTCCGTGCGGCGCACACACGCCGCTTGATGTTCTTAAGCTAATGCGAATTCAATTCAAATAAAAGCATAAAAAATAACCGATTGAATTATTTATAAAAAGCGGTCGTCTCGCGATCTGAGAAGATAGTCAACACAATAATCTTATCCCATGCGAATTGGATTTCGATTCGTGCGGAATGGTAAATGCTGATCGACACGTGCATTGCCGAATTGCGCATGCACTGTCTGCGTTTGCTAATGATGTGCTTCTCGCAAGGACATGACCGTGAAAGTTTCGACGCGCTTCGCTGCCGTGCTGATTGCGCTTGGCAGCCTGATTTCGATTGGCGCTGCTGCGCAATCGCAATTGACCTACACCACCTCCTGGATAGGCAATACCTTCGGCTTCGGCGATGGCAAATGGATGCAACAGGACATTCAGGCAATTAACGTCGCGCCCGATGGAACGGTATTCACCAATTCGCCGTGGGACGAAAGCGGAAGCGAGATCGCCGCATATAAAAATGGAGACAAGATTGCCGTCGCGGGTGCGACGCATGGATGGGGCGCAGCGGGCGGCGACGCGATCGCATCGAATCACACGTACGTCTACGCGGCGATGTCGATCGGCAATCAGAACAACCGGCTGGTCGGCGCGGATTATCCGCCAGCCGGGACGACGTGGTTCGGCATCACGCGCCGCCTGCTCTCGAACATTGCCGTGGGCGCACCGTTCGACAGCGGTATCGGCAACAGCGCAAACACCACCAAGAACAGCTTTCTGCGCGTCAACGCAATCGCGACGGGCACGGATGCGGGCCTTCGCGGGCTGGCGGCGACGGACGCCGAACTGTATGCGTCGGACACTTACGGCAACCAGATCATCGTGTTCGACGCGAACACGATGCGCCGCTTGCGTTCATGGAGCGTCGCGGCACCCGGACGCATCGCGATCGATACCGATTCATCCGTCTGGGTCATGAGCGGCGTCGGCACGGCGAGCATCAGCGTGCTGCATTATTCGTCGACGGGCGCGCCGCTGCCGGGCACGGTCGCGTTGCCCACTGGCGCTGTGCCGGCGGACATCGCCATTTCTCCCGCAGGACAGATTCTGATCGCCGATAACGGCGCGAGGCAGCAAGTGCTCGTCTACGCCAAAACGGCATCGGGCGCGACGCAGCAGACGGGCGTGCTCGGCACGTTGTATGGCATCTTCCACGACCCGAAGGGCACACCCGGCGCGTGGCGCTTCAACGGCGTCACGGGTGTGGGTTTCGACCAGGCGGGAAACTTCTTCGTCGCGCAGAACGGCGAAGGGCCGCGCCCGCTCGCGTCGGCGACGGTCGGGCAGGGTGCCGTGCTCGAGAGCTACAAATATCCCACGCGCAGCCTGAACTGGCAGTTGCAAGGGCTGACGTTCGTCGATGCCGCGGCCTTCGATCCCGCGTCGCCGAACAGCGTCTACACCGGCTCAAAGCGCTTCACGATGGACTATGCACAGCCGCCGGGGCACGAATGGAAATACGCAGGCTTCACGCTGGACCGTTTCGATTTCCCCGACGATCCCGCGTTTCATCAGCCGCGCGGCGTGCGCGGTGAACCGATGGTGCGGCGGATCAACGGCCAGCCGTATCTGTTCACACTCGATCCGGGCGCGCACTACCTGAATGTATATCGCTTCGATGCCGCGCACGACGAAGTCGCGATTCCGTCCGGTCTCCTCGCGCAGAATCCGCTGCCGGGCAGCTGGCCCGCCGGCCAGCCGACATATGGCGAATGGATGTGGCGCGATACGGACGGCGACGGCCATGTCGACGCCAGCGAGATCACGGGTAATCCGTCGACGGGCAGCACCGTCGGAAACGGCTTCTGGTGGGTCGATGCGCCGGGCAATGTGTGGCTCGCGACGCCCGCGAGCGGCATCCGCGAAATGCCGTTGCAGGGCTTCGATAGCGTCGGCAATCCCGTCTATACGTATGCAAGCTCGAAGATGTTTCCGATGCCCGCGCCGTTCAGTCGCATCGCGCGGATTGTCTATATCGCCGGGACTGACACGATGTATGTATCCGGCTACACGAGCAGCCTGCCGTGGGACGCGACGCACTGGAAAGAGGCGGGACGCATCCTCGTGCGCTACGACAACTGGAGTTCGGGCACACCCACTCCCGTCTACACGATCGAACTGCCGTGGAATGCGAGCAGCAACCCGCAAGTGACACCCGTTGGCGTGGCCGTGGCGGACGACTATGTGTTTGTCGCCGAGTTGTACACGCCGAAGGTCGATGTGTATGACGCACGTTCGGGACAGATGGTCGGCTACATGACGCCTGGCGCCGCGGTCGGCAATACGACGGGCTGGGTCGATGTGTATCTCGGCATCAGCGCGGTGCGGCGCGACAACGGCGAGTATGTGGTGCTGCTGGAAGACGACGCGCGCGCGAAAATTCTGATGTATCGCTGGACGCCCTGAGCGTGGCATGAACTCATTCTGATCGTCGTCAGTCGAACCTGAAAGGTCGCAGGTGATGCCGTCTGTGCGAATAGACGACACCTCGCGATCGGTATATATATAGCGGCAGAGTCCCTTTGCCGACAGACCAGAACAGGAGCGACGATTCATCATGACGCCCGATCCGGACAAGCATGACACTGGCGCACAGCCCGACCTCCAACACCTCGACGCAGCCGTCTCGCATGTGAACGAGATGGTGTCGTCGGGCAACATTGCCGTCAGCGCGGCACGGGGCATTCTGTATAGCCTGATCGAAACGCTCGGCGCGCTGGTCGGCGACCCGGACCTGCCCGAGCATGCGCGTTCCGGCTACGAAGGTCTGCTCGAGACGGCGCGCGAATTGCGCGTGAAGCTCGATCGCTAAGCCTGTACCACGCTGCGCGCGAATATGCTTTTGACAGAATTCGGCGCTGTCGCGCGACTGTGATACAAAGGGCGCTCGTTTCGACGCGCCCTTTTTCTTTTGATGCTTTCCACTTCCGATACCGCGCTTCTCGCGCTCGGCATCACGATCGTGCTGCTGACGCCAGGCCCGACGAACACGCTGCTGGCGGCCGCCGGTTTGCGCCAGGGCGCGCGCCGCTCGTTGCCGCTGATCGGCGCGGAACTGGCCGGCTACTTCGTGTCGATCTCGGTCTGGGGCCGTTTCATCGTCCACGCGGCGCATACGCTGCCGTGGCTGCCTTCCGCGCTGCGCGTTGCGAGCGGTCTGTACATCGCGTATCTCGCCATCGATATGTGGCGCGCCGCCGTCGCGTTGCCCGACTCGGCGCCGCGCACGAGCGGTCCGCGCGCGCTGTTCGTCGCGACGCTGCTGAATCCGAAGGCGTTGCTGTTCGCGGGTACGATCTTCCCTGCAATTGCGTTCGAGAATGCTGGCTGCTATGCGTTCGCGATGTCACTCTTCGCATGCCTGCTCCTGCCTATCGCGTTCGCGTGGATCAGCTTCGGCGCGGCGCTTGGCAGCGGCAAGCTGAGATGGCTCGATCCCGTAAAGATCCAGCGCGCGGCGTCGATTGTGCTGGGGATGTTCTCATTGTCGCTCGCGTGGGCTGCGCTGCACTGATTGCGTAGCAGGCGCGGTTAGTCGCCAGTGGCGGCGAGGGCTGCTGCCAGTCCGTCCGGTGCCGATGTGATCTGCAGTTGCGGCGTGCCGTGCCACTCGGCGCAGCGCAGCAGCGCGCGCCGCAAGTCTGCTATGAGCCGCCCGCTCACGCGCACGCCGGGCTCCAGATGCAGCGCCTTTAATTCGAACACGCCGTTCGCGCGATGCGCCTTCGCATCGACGCGCCCGATCAACTTGCCGCGATGCAGGATCGGCAGCACGTAATAGCCATATCTGCGCTTCGCGGCGGGCACGTAGCATTCGATCACGTAATCGAAATCGAACAGGGCCGCCGCGCGCTTGCGGTCCCAGACGACGGGATCGAACGGCGACAAAAGCGTCGTGACTGTCGATGACAACTGCCCGTTGGAGGCAGTGTCGATCATCGGCGCGAAGTCGCGATGCACGAAGGTCGGCTGCTTCCATCCTTCGACGCTCACGGGCGTCAGTTCGCCTGCGTCGGCGAGCTGCTGGAGCGCGTCGGCGTACGGGCGGCGCGGCATCCGGTAGTAATCCGCGACCCAGTCCGCGCGCACCACGCCCAGCGCACGACAGGTGCGCCGCAGCAGTTCGCCCGCGACGGTGTCGGCCGGTTGCAGGTCGCGCGCATCGTTCCAGTGTGGCAGCACGCGCTCAGTCACGTCGTACACGCGTTGAAAATTGCGCCGCTCCGCGACCATCAGTTCGCCGATCGCGAACAGCACTTCGAGATGCCGCTTCTCCGGTTTCCAGTCCCACCAGCCATTGCCTTTGCCCGCTTCGCGGGCGAAATCCGCCGAGCGGACGGGCCCCATGGCGCGAATCTGCGCAAGGAGCTCGTCTATCTCCGAGCGGTATTGCGTGTGCCAGTCGGCGGCGTATTTCCAGCCCATGTCGCTCGGATCGAGCATCCGGTGACGCATCAGGCCGTAATCCTCGATGGGCAAAAAACACGCTTCGTGCGACCAGTATTCGAAGAGCGCGCCTTCAGCGAGATGCTCGTCGAGCCATTGGCGCTGATACGCGCCGAGCCGGCTGAACAACACGAGATACGGACTGCGCGCGACGACATGAATGGTGTCGATCTGCAATTGCGCCATCTGCCGGATGGCGTCGAGCACATCGGCTTTGGTCGCCTTGCGGCGCGGGGGCGCGAGCAGGCCTTGCGCGGCCAGATGCAGAGTGCGGGCGGCAGAGAGGGGCAGTGTGATCACGCGATGGATGTCATGGCGATCCGGGCGGCGTCGAATGAACGCTGAAGCGCCCGGCAGGAAGGCATGGCGTCGCCGTCATGCCCGACTTGTCCGCTACTGTAGCGTGAGCGGCGAAAACGCACTGCCAGATGCGCTTCGCCGTGTCTTGAGCGACATTACCCGCAGGCGTTACCAGCGGCCGTGATGCCGGCCTTCCCCGCGATACCGCCCGTGATCGTGCCAGTGCGGCCGGCCCCAATACCCGCGCCGATAGCCGCCGCCATATCCGCCGTAGCCGCCGTAATAGACGGGCGGCGGCGCGTAGACCACGGGCGGCGGCGGCGCATACACGACAGGCGGCGGTGCATAGAAGGGCGCGGGCGCACCGAGATACACGCCGACGCCGACATCCGCCGATGCCGCCGTCGACATGCACACAGCGGCCACACCGAAAGCCGCAAAAAACATCGCACGTTTGTTCATGCTGTTCTCCTATCCCTTGCAGAGCGGGCTTCAGCGCTTGCGCTCCCGTCCTGCGGCTGTGCCTGACCGGACGCTGACTGAATCTTACGAAACAGAAAGGATGACAGGTGCAAGCAGACGGTCGCTTGTGTAACAACCGGTAAGCGACTGCTGCATAGGAGGGAAATGCAGGAGGAAGAAAGCGAACGGCCCGCGTCACGCATGACGCGGGCCGTTACTCGAGACGGAATCAGGCGCCGAGCGCGACTGTTTCGCCCGCGCGTTCCGCGAGCATCTGATGGATCTGCGCGACGACCTGCGCGCCTTCGCCGACGGCCGCTGCCACGCGCTTCGTCGACCCCGCGCGCGCGTCGCCGATTGCGTAGACGCCTTCGACGGATGTGGTCAGATCGCACGCAGAATCTTTGCCGGTCAGGACGAAGCCCTTCCCGTCCAGTTCGACGCCGCACGAGCGCAGCCAGTCCGTGTTTGGATCGGCGCCCGTGAACAGGAACAGGTGGCGTGAATCAAAACAGTCGCGGCCGTCGGCGCATGGGCGCTTCAAACCGATCTGCGCGAGCCCGCCTTCATCGCCTTCCAGCCAGCCGATTTCCGTGCCCGGGTAGACGGTGACATTCGGCAGCGACGAGATCCGGTCGATCAAATAGCGCGACATCGTCGACTCGAAGCCGCTGCGGCGGATCAGCACGTGAATGTGCTTTGCGTGCGACGCCAGATAGACGATGCCCTGTCCCGCGGAGTTGCCGCCGCCGACCAGCACGATTTCTTCACGCTTGCAGAGTTTGGCTTCGACAGGCGACGCCCAATAATAGATGCCGCGCCCGTCGAACCGGTCGAGTCCGTCGATCTCGGGGCGCCGGTAGACCGCGCCGCTCGCGATCACGATTGCCTGCGCCCGGATGCTGCCCTGGCAGGCGAGTTCGAGCCGGTATGGACGTTCCTCGCAATGCAGATGCTTGACCCTGACGGGAATCGCGACGTGCGCGCCGAACTTCTGCGCCTGCACGAACGCGCGGCCCGCGAGCGCCTGGCCGGAAATGCCCGTCGGAAAGCCGAGGTAGTTCTCGATGCGCGAACTGGCGCCCGCCTGACCGCCGGGCGCACGGCTGTCGAGCACGATCACCGACAAGCCTTCCGACGCCGCATACACGGCCGTCGCCAACCCGGCCGGGCCCGCGCCGACGATCGCCACGTCGTACACGTGTTCGGAATCGAGATCGGGGATCAACCCGAGACACGTTGCCAGTTCGGGGTCGCTCGGGTGGCGCAGCACCGAGCCGTCCGGACAGATTACCAGTGGCATGTCTTCCGGGCCCGCCGCGAACTGCTCGATCACGCGCAGCCCGTCTTCATCGCGTTCATCGAGCACGGTATGCGGATGGCCATTGCGCGCGAGGAAGCCTTGCAGCGACACCAGCCGCCGGTCATTGCTCTTGCCGACGATGATCGGCCCGCCGGCGCCGCGCTCGATCAGCCCGACGCGGCGCAGGATCAGCGCACGCATGATGCGCTCGCCGAGTTCCGCTTCAGCGACGATCAGTGCGCGCAGACGTTCCGGCGAAATCAGCAGGACCTCGCCGGGTTCGAGCGCCATCGCGTCGATCAACGCCGGCTTGCCCGACAACTGCCCGACTTCAGCGAGGAACGAGCCCTTGTGATGTTCGTTGATGAGCAGCTCGCGCCCGAGCCCGTCGCGCTGATACACCTTCACCGCGCCCGACAGCACCACCATCATCCCCGCCCCGGTGCTGCCCGTGCGGAACAGCATTTCGCCCGTTTCGAAGTGGCGACGTTCGCCGAACTTGCAAAGCCGCTTGATTTCCTCCGGCTGGAGTTCGGGGAACATCTGGTGGCGCCGTGTGGACAGCGTCGAGAACGGCGCCTCACTGGCGGCGGCGCGTTGCGCGTCTTCACCCTCTCGCGTTACACCCATCGAATATGCTCCTTGCTGCGCCGCGTGCCGGAACAGGCCCGCGGCACCTGTGAGTCAAGAGTCAGACTGTCTTCGGCGTGATGCCGACGGCGACGGCCGGCGCCAGTTCCTCGGCGAGCGGCTCGAGCTGGCGGCCCGCGTCGCGCCAAGCGTCGAGACCGCCGCGCAGCGGAATCACGTCCTGGAAGCCGGCTTCCGTCAATTGCTTCGCCATCCATGCCGCCGATACCTCGTTTGGACAGGAGCAATAGATCACGAGCTTCTGGTCGCGCGGATACTTCGCGACGATTTCTTCGAGCTGGCGTTCGTCCGCGAACACCGACCCGGGAATCACGAACGGATCGAGCGCGCGCTTTTCCTGCGAGCGGATGTCGAACAGCACGGGCGAGCGCTTGTCGAGCATCAGGTTGTACAGTTCGTCGACGTCCATGCGTGCCGTTGCGAGCTTCTTGATCAACTGACGGCGCCGATACCAGCGATATGTGCAATAGACGGCCAGCAGCACCACGACCACCACGGCTGTCAGCTTGCCGAGCCGGCTCGCGCCGGCGAACAGCATGTCGATCTGCTGTGCGAATACGACGCCGAGCACGAGGCCGAGACCCGACCAGAGCGTCGCGCCGATGCTGTCGTACGCGAGGAAAGTGCGGTACGGCGTGCCCATCGCGCCCGCCATCGGAATGGAGACGATCGACAGGCCCGGCACGAACTTCGCCACGGCCAGCACGCGCACGCCCCAGCGGCCGAAGAAGCGCTCGGTCTTCTTCACGCAGGTATCGCGCGACAGCGACAGCTTGCAGAGCGTCTTCAGCGTGTTGCCGCCGTAGATGCGGCCGGCCGCGAACCACGCGCTGTCGCCGATCAGCGTGGCGAACACGGCGAGCACGAGCACCGGCAACACCTGTGTGCCGACGGAACCGGGGTGCATCGCGGCCATCGCGCCGAACAGCACGAGGGCGGGCATCGCGGGCACGGGCAGCCCGATCGACGCGGCGAGCACATTGACGAATACGATGGCAGGCCCGTACTGCTCGACGAGATCATGTAGCATCGGCTTACTTTCGCGGCTGCTGAAGCCTCGAAAACGACTGGAATGGACTAAAAGATTATGGACGCATTTTCAACGCGTGCAAGAGAGGTGCGTTTTGCGTCCGGGTATTGCCGAAATGCGGGAAAAGCGCATGTTGCCAGGGTCTCCGGCAAGAGACCTCGGCACGCCCGGTGACCGTCGCGTGACGATCGACGAGGCGTCAGAGATGGCGACGACTACGTCAAAAACAAGAGGCGCGGCACCGGATGGAACCTGCGCCGCGCGCTCTGCATGATGCGATTGATGACCGCAGCGAATTATTGACGATGATTGTGCTGTTCGCCGGGCAGTTCTGCGCCATGCGCACGGATGGCTGCAATCAGTTCCGCGGGCGTGATTTCATAACGCACTTCACGGTGGATGCCCGGCTTGCGTTCATCGACTTCGATCAGAAGTATGCCTTTACCGTCTTCTGTCGATTCGAGGCGCAGCGAGCGCAGTTCGCGCCCGGTTGCGTCGTCGTGCTCGGTGAGCAGGGCCATTGCCCCGGAAGACCCGGTGGTGCGCATCGAAAATTCCCTCTTGCGTGATTGAACAACGTTGCCGAACAGGCATTGTAAGGGTACTGTCGCGCGCCGTCTGTCGCGTGGCGCTCACACTCGTCCGATTATGGGGGCCAGCCGTGCGCCACGCATCGAAGGGACGGGGCGCCGGACGGGAACATGAGGGCGGCGCGGCTTCCGGCGGGGCGCCCCGGTTTTTAACCGGCGCGCCCGGCGTGAGGCCGTACGCGCGCCTCGCACGCATCACATGCAGGTTTGGGGCGCGAGTCGGCCCGCTGTCACGGCAATGACGCCTGCATGTGCTGGGGCTGATGGGAGCAAGAACCGGGAGGCGGCGCTTCCGGCTGGCGCGCTAAAGTGGACGCTTGGAAGGCCGCCGGGCGCATTGCCGGTGGGTTTCCCGACCATGCAGGAGGATCTCATGAAGCAATGCATGTCGATGCCAAGTCCGCTCGGCGACATTCTGCTGCGCGCCGAGGATGACGCGCTGACGGGCGTGTTCTTCATCGGGCAGAAGTATTTTCCGGCTGCCGACTGCGCGCTCGCCGCGCATGGCGAGTCGCGCGTGCTGCATCAGGCGCGAGCGCAGCTCGACGAATACTTCGCGGGTGAGCGCACGACGTTCACGCTGCCGCTGCGGATGCTCGGCAGCGCATTCCAGCGCGACGTGTGGGAACAGCTCGTGCAGATTCCATACGGCGAGACGGCCAGCTACGGCGCGATCGCGCAGCGGCTGGGCCTGCCGCTCGCGGCCTCGCGCGCGGTCGGCTCGGCCAACGGGCGCAATCCGATATCGGTCGTCGTGCCGTGCCACCGTGTGATTTCGAGCGCGGGCGAACTCACCGGTTACGCGGGCGGGTTGCATCGAAAGGAGGCGCTACTGAGGCTGGAGCGGCCGATGTCGAAAGCGCCTCAGCAGCTCGAGCTGCTGGCGTCCGGTTGAATGCCCGAGCGCGACGAACCAAAAAATAGCCCGTCCAAAGTGGGCGGGCTACGTAAACGCCGTTGTTACTCGGGTCAGCCGGCCCGCACACAATCAATCCTGGGCGCTGACCGACGTATCTTTATTGGCCAATAGCGCGTTGTCGAGATGGGAGTAACGATGATCCATCAGACCAATGCGTCCTGTTCGACTTCCCGGTGAGCTGCGTGCGCGGATACGGCGGGGTTGCGCAGCCCCGCCGCCGTGCGCACCGCCTGCTTCTTCGCGCTTTGTGCGGGCGCGCCCGCCACGCTGAACAGACGCACCGCTTCATCGAGCACGTCGGCCTGTTCCGCGAGACGTTGCGCCGTCGCCGCGGCCTGCTCGACCAGCGCGGCGTTCTGCTGCGTCGCGCTGTCCAGATGCGACACGGCCTGATTGACCTGGCTGATGCCGTCGGCCTGTTCGCTGCTCGCGTTCGCCACTTCGACGATCAGCGACGACACCCGCGCCACGGCCTGATCGATCACAGCCATCTGTGCGGTGGTGCGCGCAACGAGTTGCGTGCCCTGTGAGACCTCGTTCACGGTCGTATCGACCACCTGCTTGATTTCCTTTGCCGATGCCGCGCAGCGTTGCGCGAGCATGCGCACTTCGCCCGCGACGACGGCGAACGAGCGGCCGGCCTCGCCTGCGCGCGCCGCTTCGACGGCGGCGTTGAGCGCGAGAATATTGGTCTGGAATGCGATGCCGTCGATCACGCCCGTGATGTCGGCGATCCGCTTCGACGCCTCGGTGATGCCTGCCATCGTCTGCTCGACCTGCTGCGCGACCTTGCCGCCCGTCGCGGACGCCGATTGCGCGTCCCGCACGAGATCGAGCGCGCGCCCCGCCGCATCGGCGTTCGCCTGCACGGTGGTCGTCAGTTGCTCCATCGTTGCTGCCGTTTCTTCCAGCGATGCCGCCTGCATTTCCGTACGGCGCGCGAGATCGACGTTGCCTGTCGAAATCTCGTGTGCGGCGTCGAGCATTCCGCCGATTTGCGCACGCACGTCGAATACGATCGCCGCGAGGTTCGCCTTCAGCTGATTGAGCGCCTGCAGCACGTCGCCGAGGTCGTCGTGACGTGCAATCGCCAGATCGGCGGTCAGGTCGCCCGCGGCCATGCGCGTGGCGAACGACGACATCGCGTCGACCGGCTGACCGAGATGGCGCGACAGCAGTTGCGCCGCGGCGGCGCTGGTCGCGGCCGTCACGCCGAACGCGATCCAGAACGGCAGCGGCGGCGTGCCGCCCCAGACCGCGAGACCTGCCGCCAGCATTGCAACGGGCGCGACCATGTAGCCGATCGTCGCACGCACGGCGACGGGCAGGCGCATCAGCGCGCCCAGCTTGCCCAGCAGACCCGTGCGCACGACGACGCCCTGATGCAGCCGCACGCCGCGCGCTTCACCCGCGCGGATCTTCGCGTATAGCGCATCGGCCGCGCGAATCTGCTCGCGATCCGGTTTGACGCGCACGCTCAGGTAACCGACGGGCGTGCCGTTCTCGACGACGGGCGTAACGCTCGCGCGCACCCAGTAGTAGTCGCCGTTCTTGCGGCGGTTCTTGACGAACGCCGACCACGGCCGGCCGGCGCCGATCGTCGCCCACATGTCGGCGAAGGCTTCGGCGGGCATGTCGGGATGGCGGATCAGGTTGTGCGGCTTGCCGATCAGTTCGTCGCGCGAATATCCGGACACGGCGATGAACGCGGGATTGCAATACTGGATCTTGCCTTTGAGATCGGTTGCGGAAACGAGCATTTGCGAGGACGGATAGTCGTACTCGTTCTGGGTGACAGGCTGATTGTTGCGCATGACGTTCCTTGGACTGCCGGATGCCTCCGCATCCGAATGGCTCTGTAAGCCTTAACGGCAGAGACCCCAGATGCTTTAGGGTTTTCCTGGTATTTGACTCAGGTAACGCGCGCGTGCGCCGATAACACAGAGTTCGACGCACAGCGCCGCCTCCTTATGCAGACGCACTCGGCCAGAACTCGGCCTAAAATCGTTGCATAGCGGCTTCGCCTTCGCATCTTGTGCGGTCATGCGCGCGTTTCGGCGAACGTCCGGCTTGCGAGCGGTTCACGATGCAGTCGGTCATCGGCGCGGATTAACACGCTTGCGGCGCGACGCCCGGCTCATGAGGCGCAACAACATGCAAAACCTACTCGATCGTACGCAGGAATCGCTGGCTGAGGGGTTTG
This Paraburkholderia phymatum STM815 DNA region includes the following protein-coding sequences:
- a CDS encoding NHL repeat-containing protein, encoding MTVKVSTRFAAVLIALGSLISIGAAAQSQLTYTTSWIGNTFGFGDGKWMQQDIQAINVAPDGTVFTNSPWDESGSEIAAYKNGDKIAVAGATHGWGAAGGDAIASNHTYVYAAMSIGNQNNRLVGADYPPAGTTWFGITRRLLSNIAVGAPFDSGIGNSANTTKNSFLRVNAIATGTDAGLRGLAATDAELYASDTYGNQIIVFDANTMRRLRSWSVAAPGRIAIDTDSSVWVMSGVGTASISVLHYSSTGAPLPGTVALPTGAVPADIAISPAGQILIADNGARQQVLVYAKTASGATQQTGVLGTLYGIFHDPKGTPGAWRFNGVTGVGFDQAGNFFVAQNGEGPRPLASATVGQGAVLESYKYPTRSLNWQLQGLTFVDAAAFDPASPNSVYTGSKRFTMDYAQPPGHEWKYAGFTLDRFDFPDDPAFHQPRGVRGEPMVRRINGQPYLFTLDPGAHYLNVYRFDAAHDEVAIPSGLLAQNPLPGSWPAGQPTYGEWMWRDTDGDGHVDASEITGNPSTGSTVGNGFWWVDAPGNVWLATPASGIREMPLQGFDSVGNPVYTYASSKMFPMPAPFSRIARIVYIAGTDTMYVSGYTSSLPWDATHWKEAGRILVRYDNWSSGTPTPVYTIELPWNASSNPQVTPVGVAVADDYVFVAELYTPKVDVYDARSGQMVGYMTPGAAVGNTTGWVDVYLGISAVRRDNGEYVVLLEDDARAKILMYRWTP
- a CDS encoding LysE family translocator; translation: MLSTSDTALLALGITIVLLTPGPTNTLLAAAGLRQGARRSLPLIGAELAGYFVSISVWGRFIVHAAHTLPWLPSALRVASGLYIAYLAIDMWRAAVALPDSAPRTSGPRALFVATLLNPKALLFAGTIFPAIAFENAGCYAFAMSLFACLLLPIAFAWISFGAALGSGKLRWLDPVKIQRAASIVLGMFSLSLAWAALH
- a CDS encoding winged helix-turn-helix domain-containing protein codes for the protein MITLPLSAARTLHLAAQGLLAPPRRKATKADVLDAIRQMAQLQIDTIHVVARSPYLVLFSRLGAYQRQWLDEHLAEGALFEYWSHEACFLPIEDYGLMRHRMLDPSDMGWKYAADWHTQYRSEIDELLAQIRAMGPVRSADFAREAGKGNGWWDWKPEKRHLEVLFAIGELMVAERRNFQRVYDVTERVLPHWNDARDLQPADTVAGELLRRTCRALGVVRADWVADYYRMPRRPYADALQQLADAGELTPVSVEGWKQPTFVHRDFAPMIDTASNGQLSSTVTTLLSPFDPVVWDRKRAAALFDFDYVIECYVPAAKRRYGYYVLPILHRGKLIGRVDAKAHRANGVFELKALHLEPGVRVSGRLIADLRRALLRCAEWHGTPQLQITSAPDGLAAALAATGD
- a CDS encoding FAD-dependent oxidoreductase; protein product: MGVTREGEDAQRAAASEAPFSTLSTRRHQMFPELQPEEIKRLCKFGERRHFETGEMLFRTGSTGAGMMVVLSGAVKVYQRDGLGRELLINEHHKGSFLAEVGQLSGKPALIDAMALEPGEVLLISPERLRALIVAEAELGERIMRALILRRVGLIERGAGGPIIVGKSNDRRLVSLQGFLARNGHPHTVLDERDEDGLRVIEQFAAGPEDMPLVICPDGSVLRHPSDPELATCLGLIPDLDSEHVYDVAIVGAGPAGLATAVYAASEGLSVIVLDSRAPGGQAGASSRIENYLGFPTGISGQALAGRAFVQAQKFGAHVAIPVRVKHLHCEERPYRLELACQGSIRAQAIVIASGAVYRRPEIDGLDRFDGRGIYYWASPVEAKLCKREEIVLVGGGNSAGQGIVYLASHAKHIHVLIRRSGFESTMSRYLIDRISSLPNVTVYPGTEIGWLEGDEGGLAQIGLKRPCADGRDCFDSRHLFLFTGADPNTDWLRSCGVELDGKGFVLTGKDSACDLTTSVEGVYAIGDARAGSTKRVAAAVGEGAQVVAQIHQMLAERAGETVALGA
- a CDS encoding DedA family protein/thiosulfate sulfurtransferase GlpE, with product MLHDLVEQYGPAIVFVNVLAASIGLPVPAMPALVLFGAMAAMHPGSVGTQVLPVLVLAVFATLIGDSAWFAAGRIYGGNTLKTLCKLSLSRDTCVKKTERFFGRWGVRVLAVAKFVPGLSIVSIPMAGAMGTPYRTFLAYDSIGATLWSGLGLVLGVVFAQQIDMLFAGASRLGKLTAVVVVVLLAVYCTYRWYRRRQLIKKLATARMDVDELYNLMLDKRSPVLFDIRSQEKRALDPFVIPGSVFADERQLEEIVAKYPRDQKLVIYCSCPNEVSAAWMAKQLTEAGFQDVIPLRGGLDAWRDAGRQLEPLAEELAPAVAVGITPKTV
- a CDS encoding methylated-DNA--[protein]-cysteine S-methyltransferase → MKQCMSMPSPLGDILLRAEDDALTGVFFIGQKYFPAADCALAAHGESRVLHQARAQLDEYFAGERTTFTLPLRMLGSAFQRDVWEQLVQIPYGETASYGAIAQRLGLPLAASRAVGSANGRNPISVVVPCHRVISSAGELTGYAGGLHRKEALLRLERPMSKAPQQLELLASG
- a CDS encoding methyl-accepting chemotaxis protein, yielding MRNNQPVTQNEYDYPSSQMLVSATDLKGKIQYCNPAFIAVSGYSRDELIGKPHNLIRHPDMPAEAFADMWATIGAGRPWSAFVKNRRKNGDYYWVRASVTPVVENGTPVGYLSVRVKPDREQIRAADALYAKIRAGEARGVRLHQGVVVRTGLLGKLGALMRLPVAVRATIGYMVAPVAMLAAGLAVWGGTPPLPFWIAFGVTAATSAAAAQLLSRHLGQPVDAMSSFATRMAAGDLTADLAIARHDDLGDVLQALNQLKANLAAIVFDVRAQIGGMLDAAHEISTGNVDLARRTEMQAASLEETAATMEQLTTTVQANADAAGRALDLVRDAQSASATGGKVAQQVEQTMAGITEASKRIADITGVIDGIAFQTNILALNAAVEAARAGEAGRSFAVVAGEVRMLAQRCAASAKEIKQVVDTTVNEVSQGTQLVARTTAQMAVIDQAVARVSSLIVEVANASSEQADGISQVNQAVSHLDSATQQNAALVEQAAATAQRLAEQADVLDEAVRLFSVAGAPAQSAKKQAVRTAAGLRNPAVSAHAAHREVEQDALV